From Camelina sativa cultivar DH55 chromosome 7, Cs, whole genome shotgun sequence, one genomic window encodes:
- the LOC104701137 gene encoding tubulin-folding cofactor D-like isoform X2 yields MEERTFMIPGKDFYLDTFCENGRLLNHLSMTLSQMAVSLILLLFTKSAQSYMDKYQEQGQLVEPYLEATVSPLMLIIRSKTLELEAKPDEVVDIIKPICTIIYTLVTVCGYKAVIKFFPHHVSDLELAVSLLEKCHTMTSVSSLRQESTGEMEAQCVTLLWLSILVLVPFDFSSADTSIANYKSFCGDDLAPLVLKILGFCKDYLRTAGPMCRISGLLLSKPFTRPDMGKAFKSFFEWTHEVLSFEEDNLVNNFCLLGVMEALAAIFKTAS; encoded by the exons ATGGAGGAGAGGACATTCATGATTCCAGGGAAAGATTTCTACTTAGATACTTTTTGCGAGAATGGGAGATTGTTAAATCACTTGTCGATGACATTGTCGCAAATGGCCGTGTCGTTGATCCTTCTTCTGTTCACAAAATCCGCTCAATCTTAC ATGGATAAATACCAGGAGCAAGGTCAACTAGTGGAACCTTACTTAGAGGCCACAGTTTCACCACTCATGTTAATCATTCGCTCTAAAACACTTGAATTAGAAGCGAAACCTGATGAAGTTGTCGATATTATCAAACCCATTTGCACCATTATCTATACTTTAGTTACTGTCTGTGGGTACAAAGCTGTTATCAAGTTCTTTCCGCATCATGTATCCGATTTAGAACTCGCTGTGTCGCTTCTGGAGAAATGCCATACCATGACTTCTGTTTCATCCTTGAGGCAAGAAAGCACTGGTGAAATGGAGGCTCAATGTGTTACTCTCTTGTGGCTTTCCATCCTTGTGTTGGTCccgtttgatttttcttctgcTGATACAAGCATTGCAAATTATAAGAGCTTCTGTGGGGACGATCTTGCTCCTCTGGTATTGAAGATTTTGGGTTTCTGTAAGGACTATCTGCGCACTGCTGGCCCTATGTGCAGGATTTCGGGATTGCTCCTCTCTAAGCCTTTTACGCGTCCGGATATGGGAAAGGCATTTAAAAG tttttttgagTGGACACATGAAGTTTTATCTTTTGAGGAAGATAATCTTGTGAACAACTTTTGCTTGCTTGGTGTGATGGAGGCTCTGGCAGccatttttaag ACTGCTAGCTGA
- the LOC104701137 gene encoding tubulin-folding cofactor D-like isoform X1: protein MEERTFMIPGKDFYLDTFCENGRLLNHLSMTLSQMAVSLILLLFTKSAQSYMDKYQEQGQLVEPYLEATVSPLMLIIRSKTLELEAKPDEVVDIIKPICTIIYTLVTVCGYKAVIKFFPHHVSDLELAVSLLEKCHTMTSVSSLRQESTGEMEAQCVTLLWLSILVLVPFDFSSADTSIANYKSFCGDDLAPLVLKILGFCKDYLRTAGPMCRISGLLLSKPFTRPDMGKAFKSFFEWTHEVLSFEEDNLVNNFCLLGVMEALAAIFKVFILFFCNLELLLVLIT from the exons ATGGAGGAGAGGACATTCATGATTCCAGGGAAAGATTTCTACTTAGATACTTTTTGCGAGAATGGGAGATTGTTAAATCACTTGTCGATGACATTGTCGCAAATGGCCGTGTCGTTGATCCTTCTTCTGTTCACAAAATCCGCTCAATCTTAC ATGGATAAATACCAGGAGCAAGGTCAACTAGTGGAACCTTACTTAGAGGCCACAGTTTCACCACTCATGTTAATCATTCGCTCTAAAACACTTGAATTAGAAGCGAAACCTGATGAAGTTGTCGATATTATCAAACCCATTTGCACCATTATCTATACTTTAGTTACTGTCTGTGGGTACAAAGCTGTTATCAAGTTCTTTCCGCATCATGTATCCGATTTAGAACTCGCTGTGTCGCTTCTGGAGAAATGCCATACCATGACTTCTGTTTCATCCTTGAGGCAAGAAAGCACTGGTGAAATGGAGGCTCAATGTGTTACTCTCTTGTGGCTTTCCATCCTTGTGTTGGTCccgtttgatttttcttctgcTGATACAAGCATTGCAAATTATAAGAGCTTCTGTGGGGACGATCTTGCTCCTCTGGTATTGAAGATTTTGGGTTTCTGTAAGGACTATCTGCGCACTGCTGGCCCTATGTGCAGGATTTCGGGATTGCTCCTCTCTAAGCCTTTTACGCGTCCGGATATGGGAAAGGCATTTAAAAG tttttttgagTGGACACATGAAGTTTTATCTTTTGAGGAAGATAATCTTGTGAACAACTTTTGCTTGCTTGGTGTGATGGAGGCTCTGGCAGccatttttaaggtttttattttatttttctgtaacCTGGAGTTATTGCTGGTTTTGATTACTTAA